A genome region from Streptomyces antimycoticus includes the following:
- a CDS encoding family 43 glycosylhydrolase: MPPHATRPWRAPAALLALLAALALVVPLTASRVHAAEHDRSHGSGRAVQQSTTVSRYLFTAFTNSSESNMYVYGSDDARDFWSVQDKAYTPPSGLVRDPSVIHRGGRYYVAYTTGWTGTTFGLAVSDDRRTWTHLADIDHGVAANNTWAPEFFTDAPDGKVRIVVSLSTGPTAYRHFQPYVLTALDDTLTRWSEPQPLEGISPSESDYNGYIDTFVVRKGASYHAFTKNATGELIEHAVADRITGPYRFTGKGDWAGWGGLLEGQTIVALPGGGYRMFMDGYTVKKYYYSDSADLEHWTPKQELPGLSGVVRHGTVIRETATVRPGDANPALPGYHADPDVMYAEGRYWIYPTEDGHPGWSGTRFNGFSSPDLVHWTDHGPVLDLADVSWCHENAWAPSVVRKGDTYWMYFSACQSIGVAKSAHPGGPFTDALGKPLVAKGQFGHQSIDPDAFIDDDGTPYLYFGQGAFEAARLNDDMVSFATQPVKITPPGYNEAPTVFKRAGRYYAMWSEDDTRSPDYRVAYGVSDSPLGPFTKAAGNPVLAKDTGDQILGTGHNSVIQVPGRDEWYIVYHRFARPGGDGTHREVAIDRMRFTPDGTIQRIRPTQAGITPVRPQAHHQPEQERTA; the protein is encoded by the coding sequence ATGCCCCCGCATGCCACCCGACCCTGGAGAGCGCCGGCAGCGCTGCTCGCGCTGCTGGCCGCCCTCGCTCTCGTGGTTCCCCTCACCGCGAGCCGTGTGCACGCCGCGGAGCACGACCGGAGCCACGGGAGCGGACGCGCCGTGCAGCAGTCCACCACGGTCTCGCGCTATCTGTTCACCGCCTTCACGAACAGCAGCGAGAGCAATATGTACGTCTACGGGTCCGACGACGCGCGCGACTTCTGGTCGGTCCAGGACAAGGCGTACACCCCGCCCTCCGGTCTCGTCCGCGACCCCAGTGTCATCCACCGCGGCGGCCGCTACTACGTCGCGTACACCACCGGATGGACCGGCACCACCTTCGGCCTCGCCGTCAGCGACGACCGCCGCACCTGGACCCATCTCGCCGATATCGACCACGGCGTGGCGGCCAACAACACCTGGGCACCGGAGTTCTTCACCGACGCGCCCGACGGCAAGGTCCGTATCGTCGTCTCGCTGTCCACCGGGCCCACGGCCTACCGGCACTTCCAGCCCTATGTCCTCACCGCGCTCGACGACACGCTCACCCGGTGGAGCGAGCCCCAGCCGCTCGAGGGCATCTCGCCGAGCGAGAGCGACTACAACGGCTACATCGACACCTTCGTGGTCCGCAAGGGCGCCAGCTACCACGCGTTCACCAAGAACGCCACGGGCGAACTCATCGAGCACGCCGTCGCCGACCGCATCACCGGTCCGTACCGCTTCACCGGCAAGGGCGACTGGGCGGGATGGGGCGGCCTGCTGGAGGGCCAGACCATCGTCGCCCTCCCCGGCGGCGGCTATCGCATGTTCATGGACGGCTACACCGTCAAGAAGTACTACTACAGCGACAGCGCCGACCTGGAGCACTGGACGCCCAAACAGGAGCTGCCCGGCCTGTCGGGTGTCGTGCGCCACGGCACCGTCATCCGGGAGACCGCCACCGTGCGGCCCGGCGACGCCAACCCCGCCCTGCCCGGCTACCACGCCGACCCCGATGTGATGTACGCCGAGGGCCGGTACTGGATCTATCCCACCGAGGACGGCCACCCCGGCTGGAGCGGCACCCGCTTCAACGGCTTCTCCTCACCCGACCTCGTCCACTGGACCGACCACGGCCCCGTCCTCGACCTCGCCGATGTCTCCTGGTGCCACGAGAACGCCTGGGCCCCGTCGGTGGTCAGGAAGGGCGACACCTACTGGATGTACTTCAGTGCCTGCCAGTCCATCGGTGTCGCCAAGTCCGCGCACCCCGGGGGACCGTTCACCGACGCGCTCGGCAAACCGCTCGTCGCCAAGGGGCAGTTCGGCCACCAGTCGATCGACCCGGACGCCTTCATCGACGACGACGGCACCCCCTATCTCTACTTCGGACAGGGCGCCTTCGAGGCGGCCAGGCTGAACGACGACATGGTCTCCTTCGCCACCCAGCCGGTGAAGATCACCCCGCCCGGCTACAACGAGGCCCCGACCGTCTTCAAGCGTGCGGGCCGCTACTACGCGATGTGGTCGGAGGACGACACCCGCAGCCCCGACTACCGCGTGGCCTATGGAGTCTCCGACTCACCGCTCGGCCCCTTCACCAAGGCGGCGGGCAACCCGGTCCTGGCCAAGGACACCGGCGATCAGATCCTCGGCACCGGCCACAACTCCGTCATCCAGGTCCCGGGCCGCGACGAGTGGTACATCGTCTACCACCGCTTCGCCCGCCCCGGCGGCGACGGCACCCATCGCGAAGTCGCCATCGACCGGATGCGGTTCACCCCCGACGGCACCATCCAGCGGATCCGCCCGACGCAGGCCGGCATCACGCCCGTCCGGCCTCAGGCGCATCACCAGCCAGAGCAGGAGAGAACCGCATGA
- a CDS encoding family 43 glycosylhydrolase: protein MSHSAEHPPSRRRVVMGALALGAAAGAPGIAQAATPSAPRAAAKAPSYANPLVRRRADPHILKHTDGYYYFTATVPEYDRIVLRRSRTIGGLATAAESVIWKKHTSGDMGAHIWAPEIHFIDGKWYIYFASAPANDVWKIRMWVLENTSANPLAGTWTEKGRIVTPIDSFSLDASTFTHQGTRYLVWAQSNPDVGNNSSIYLARMANPWSITGPQVEISRPTYDWETRGFKVNEGPSALQRNGRLFLTYSASATDANYCMGLLTASAGSDLLAAVSWKKSPRPVFTSNDTTKQYGPGHNSFTVAEDGHTDLLVYHARQYKDITGDPLNDPNRHTRVQALGWKADGTPDFGVPVADAPARDTAAATRYTMTAFTNSSESNMYVYQSSDATTYTLLKGPAYTPPSGLIRDPSVIKHTDGYYYIVYTTNWTGNTIGFARSRDRLTWTFVRNHTLPVSGLERTWAPEFFLDDGGRVNIIVSLDTASTPASIFRPHLLTATDASLSSWTTPTPLRGLDTSNYIDTFVVRHAGQYHAFTKQETTKYIEHATANSLGGPYTFRGTGDWAGWGRRREGPALARLDNGGWRIYFDGYTEQKYFYSDSLDGFRTWTPIRELPGLTGFARHFTVLKETL, encoded by the coding sequence ATGAGCCACAGCGCAGAACACCCGCCCAGCCGCAGGCGCGTGGTGATGGGCGCCCTCGCCCTGGGGGCGGCCGCCGGAGCACCCGGTATCGCACAGGCCGCCACCCCCAGCGCACCGCGGGCCGCCGCCAAGGCACCCTCGTACGCCAACCCGCTGGTGCGCCGGCGCGCCGATCCGCATATCCTCAAGCACACCGACGGCTACTACTACTTCACGGCCACCGTCCCCGAGTACGACCGCATCGTCCTGCGGCGCTCCAGGACCATCGGCGGCCTGGCCACCGCCGCCGAGTCGGTGATCTGGAAGAAGCACACCAGCGGTGACATGGGCGCCCACATATGGGCGCCGGAGATCCACTTCATCGACGGCAAGTGGTACATCTACTTCGCCTCGGCGCCCGCGAACGACGTCTGGAAGATCCGGATGTGGGTGCTGGAGAACACGAGCGCCAACCCCCTCGCCGGGACCTGGACCGAGAAGGGCCGCATCGTCACCCCCATCGACTCCTTCTCCCTGGACGCCTCCACCTTCACCCACCAGGGCACCCGCTATCTCGTCTGGGCGCAGAGCAACCCGGACGTCGGCAACAACTCGAGCATCTACCTCGCCCGGATGGCGAACCCATGGAGCATCACCGGGCCCCAGGTGGAGATCTCCCGGCCGACGTACGACTGGGAGACCCGTGGCTTCAAGGTCAACGAGGGCCCCTCGGCCCTGCAGCGGAACGGCCGCCTCTTCCTCACCTACTCCGCCAGCGCCACCGACGCCAACTACTGCATGGGGCTGCTGACCGCCTCGGCCGGGAGTGACCTGCTCGCCGCCGTGTCCTGGAAGAAGAGCCCGCGGCCGGTCTTCACCAGCAATGACACCACCAAGCAGTACGGGCCCGGCCACAACTCCTTCACCGTCGCCGAGGACGGTCACACCGACCTCCTCGTCTACCACGCCCGCCAGTACAAGGACATCACCGGCGACCCGCTGAACGACCCCAACCGGCACACCCGCGTCCAGGCCCTCGGCTGGAAGGCCGACGGCACCCCGGACTTCGGTGTGCCGGTGGCCGACGCGCCCGCGCGGGACACCGCGGCCGCCACCCGCTACACCATGACGGCGTTCACCAACAGCAGCGAGTCGAACATGTACGTCTACCAGTCGTCCGACGCGACCACGTACACGCTGCTCAAGGGACCCGCCTACACCCCGCCGTCCGGCCTGATCCGCGACCCCAGCGTCATCAAGCACACCGACGGCTACTACTACATCGTCTACACGACCAACTGGACGGGGAACACCATCGGATTCGCGCGCAGCCGCGACCGCCTCACCTGGACCTTCGTCCGCAATCACACCCTGCCGGTGTCCGGTCTTGAGCGCACCTGGGCCCCGGAGTTCTTCCTGGACGACGGCGGCAGGGTCAACATCATCGTCTCGCTGGACACCGCCTCCACCCCCGCTTCCATCTTCCGGCCGCATCTGCTCACCGCCACCGACGCGTCGCTGTCGTCATGGACCACGCCGACGCCGCTGCGGGGCCTGGACACGTCCAACTACATCGACACCTTCGTCGTCCGCCACGCCGGGCAGTACCACGCCTTCACCAAGCAGGAGACGACCAAGTACATCGAGCACGCGACGGCGAACAGTCTCGGCGGGCCGTACACCTTCCGCGGCACCGGCGACTGGGCGGGCTGGGGAAGACGGCGCGAGGGACCGGCGCTGGCGCGCCTGGACAACGGCGGCTGGCGGATCTACTTCGACGGCTACACCGAGCAGAAGTACTTCTACAGCGACAGCCTCGACGGCTTCCGGACCTGGACCCCGATCCGGGAGCTGCCCGGGCTCACCGGATTCGCCCGCCACTTCACCGTCCTCAAGGAGACCCTGTGA
- a CDS encoding beta-L-arabinofuranosidase domain-containing protein, protein MSEPVDRRHFITTTATGAAAVALTVAAGSTAAAAPPGATSAATHRGPKALTGVRPFPLTAVTLLPGAFKDNQSRNTAYLRFVDIDRLLHTFRLNVGLPSGAQPCGGWESPTTELRGHSTGHLLSGLALTYAATGDTALRDKGRTLVSALAACQARSPAAGYGQGYLSAFPESFFDRLEAGTGVWAPYYTIHKIMAGLVDQYRLAGNTEALQTVLRQAAWVDTRTGKLSYDQMQRVLQTEFGGMNDVFADLHEITGDSRWLKVAERFTHARVFDPLARNEDRLAGLHANTQIPKMVGAMRLWEEGLDSRYRTIGENFWKIVTDHHTYVIGGNSNGEAFHEPDAIAAQLSNNCCENCNSYNMLKLTRLIHFHAPERTDLLDYYERTLLNQMLGEQDPDSAHGFNIYYTGLAPGSFKQQPSFMGTDANQYSTDYENFSCDHGSGMETQAKFADTIYTHADRSLLVNLFIPSELRWQDKGITWRQTTGFPDQQTTTLTVASGGASLELRVRIPSWAAGARATLNGTTLADRPAPGSWLIIDRQWKTGDRVEVTLPMKLTFDPTPDDPDVQAVLYGPVALAGAYGGRTGMTMPRLDKGSVAQSATSPMRFSATASGESVTLLPVARVHHQHYNVYWLTGQPPTPPPAFAAWHRFDETSGTTAADATGHGKAARLTGGASWTAGRTGGAVALNGKDGHVVLADDLLAGARAYTVATWVRLDGTPAAWTRIFDIGTGVTANMFLTPVADSGKLRFAITAGGGGAEQRIEAAPLPTGQWVHVAVAYGTGTAVLYVGGREVGRNTAITVEPVHFGNHIRAGYLGRSQYPDPYLKAAFDDFRVYGRTLSANEVATLAEN, encoded by the coding sequence ATGAGCGAACCAGTCGACAGACGGCATTTCATCACCACCACCGCCACAGGGGCCGCGGCCGTGGCGCTCACCGTCGCGGCCGGATCCACCGCCGCGGCGGCGCCCCCGGGTGCCACCTCGGCCGCGACCCATCGGGGGCCCAAGGCGCTGACCGGCGTCCGCCCCTTTCCGCTCACCGCCGTGACCCTGCTCCCCGGCGCCTTCAAGGACAACCAGTCCCGCAACACCGCCTATCTGCGCTTCGTGGACATCGACCGGCTGCTGCACACCTTCCGCCTCAACGTCGGTCTCCCCAGCGGTGCCCAGCCCTGCGGCGGCTGGGAGAGCCCCACCACGGAACTGCGCGGCCACAGCACCGGCCACCTCCTGTCCGGACTGGCCCTCACCTACGCGGCCACCGGTGACACCGCGCTGCGCGACAAGGGCCGCACCCTGGTCTCGGCGCTCGCCGCCTGCCAGGCCAGGTCCCCGGCCGCCGGCTACGGCCAGGGCTATCTCTCGGCATTCCCCGAGAGCTTCTTCGACCGGCTGGAGGCCGGCACCGGTGTGTGGGCCCCGTACTACACCATTCACAAGATCATGGCCGGGCTCGTCGACCAGTACCGGCTCGCGGGCAACACCGAGGCCCTGCAGACCGTGCTGCGCCAGGCCGCCTGGGTCGACACCCGCACCGGGAAGCTGAGCTACGACCAGATGCAGCGGGTGCTGCAGACCGAGTTCGGCGGCATGAACGACGTCTTCGCCGATCTGCACGAGATCACCGGCGACAGCCGCTGGCTGAAGGTCGCCGAACGCTTCACCCACGCCCGCGTCTTCGACCCGCTCGCCCGGAACGAGGACCGGCTCGCCGGCCTGCACGCGAATACCCAGATCCCCAAGATGGTCGGCGCCATGCGGCTGTGGGAGGAGGGGCTCGACAGCCGCTACCGCACCATCGGCGAGAACTTCTGGAAGATCGTCACCGATCACCACACCTATGTCATCGGCGGCAACAGCAACGGGGAGGCGTTCCACGAGCCCGACGCCATCGCCGCCCAGCTCTCCAACAACTGCTGCGAGAACTGCAACAGTTACAACATGCTCAAGCTCACCCGGCTGATCCACTTCCACGCGCCGGAGCGCACGGATCTGCTCGACTACTACGAGCGCACCCTGCTCAACCAGATGCTGGGCGAACAGGACCCGGACTCGGCCCACGGTTTCAACATCTACTACACCGGTCTCGCCCCCGGCTCCTTCAAACAGCAGCCGTCCTTCATGGGCACCGACGCCAACCAGTACTCCACCGACTACGAGAACTTCTCCTGCGACCACGGCAGCGGGATGGAGACCCAGGCCAAGTTCGCCGACACCATCTACACCCACGCCGACCGCAGCCTGCTGGTGAACCTCTTCATCCCCTCCGAGCTGCGCTGGCAGGACAAGGGCATCACCTGGCGCCAGACCACCGGCTTCCCCGACCAGCAGACCACCACCCTCACCGTCGCCTCCGGCGGTGCCTCCCTCGAACTGCGCGTCCGCATCCCCTCCTGGGCGGCGGGGGCCCGCGCCACGCTCAACGGCACCACCCTCGCCGACCGGCCGGCCCCCGGCAGCTGGCTGATCATCGACCGCCAGTGGAAGACCGGCGACCGGGTCGAGGTGACCCTGCCGATGAAGCTGACGTTCGACCCCACCCCCGACGACCCCGATGTCCAGGCCGTGCTCTACGGGCCCGTCGCGCTCGCCGGGGCGTACGGCGGCCGCACCGGAATGACCATGCCACGCCTGGACAAGGGGTCCGTGGCCCAGAGCGCCACCAGCCCCATGCGGTTCAGCGCCACGGCCAGTGGCGAGAGCGTGACCCTGCTGCCGGTCGCCCGCGTCCACCACCAGCACTACAACGTGTACTGGCTGACCGGGCAGCCGCCCACCCCGCCGCCCGCCTTCGCCGCCTGGCACCGCTTCGACGAGACCTCCGGCACCACCGCCGCCGACGCCACCGGCCACGGCAAGGCCGCCCGGCTCACCGGCGGCGCCTCCTGGACGGCGGGCAGGACCGGTGGCGCGGTCGCCCTCAACGGCAAGGACGGGCATGTCGTCCTCGCCGACGACCTCCTGGCCGGCGCCCGGGCGTACACCGTGGCCACCTGGGTCCGGCTGGACGGCACCCCCGCCGCCTGGACCCGGATCTTCGACATCGGCACCGGGGTGACCGCCAATATGTTCCTCACCCCCGTCGCCGACTCCGGGAAGCTGCGTTTCGCCATCACCGCGGGCGGCGGCGGAGCCGAGCAACGCATCGAGGCCGCCCCGCTGCCCACCGGCCAGTGGGTCCATGTCGCTGTCGCCTATGGCACCGGCACCGCCGTCCTCTACGTCGGCGGGCGCGAGGTGGGACGCAACACCGCCATCACCGTCGAGCCCGTCCACTTCGGCAACCACATCCGGGCCGGCTATCTCGGCAGGTCACAGTACCCGGACCCGTACCTCAAGGCCGCCTTCGACGACTTCCGCGTATACGGCAGAACACTCAGCGCAAATGAGGTCGCCACTTTGGCTGAAAACTGA
- a CDS encoding aldo/keto reductase translates to MVHLAAENRYESMQYQRSGRSGVLLPKVSLGLWHNFGDTHPLETQRAVLRRAFDLGVTHIDLANNYGPPPGSAETNFGSIFAQDFRPYRDELFIASKAGYLMWPGPYGEWGSRKNVLASLDQSLSRMGLDYVDVFYSHRFDPDTPLEETMGALDSAVCQGKALYAGLSNYPPEAIAEAAAILKDLRTPYLINQHPYSILQRGVEGGVLQASAEAGVGVIAFSPLAQGQLTDRYLHGVPADSRMALGHFLKRETLTEERLSLLHALNKLAEGRGQTLAQLALAWVLRDPRVVSVLIGASSVAQLEQNVSVLDSPAFSDAELAEIDRLSAEAGVEIP, encoded by the coding sequence ATGGTCCACCTCGCCGCCGAGAACCGCTACGAGTCCATGCAGTACCAGCGCTCCGGGCGCAGTGGTGTGCTGCTCCCGAAGGTCTCGCTCGGCCTGTGGCACAACTTCGGCGACACCCACCCCCTGGAGACCCAGCGCGCTGTGCTGCGCCGCGCCTTCGACCTCGGTGTCACCCATATCGATCTGGCCAACAATTACGGTCCGCCGCCCGGCAGCGCCGAGACCAACTTCGGCTCGATCTTCGCCCAGGACTTCCGCCCCTATCGCGATGAGCTCTTCATCGCCAGCAAGGCCGGATACCTCATGTGGCCGGGGCCGTACGGCGAGTGGGGCTCGCGCAAGAACGTCCTGGCCAGCCTCGACCAGTCGCTGTCCCGGATGGGGCTGGACTACGTCGATGTCTTCTACTCCCACCGCTTCGACCCGGACACCCCGCTCGAGGAGACGATGGGCGCCCTCGACAGCGCGGTGTGCCAGGGCAAGGCGCTCTACGCGGGCCTGTCCAACTACCCGCCGGAGGCAATCGCCGAAGCCGCCGCGATCCTGAAGGACCTGCGCACCCCGTACCTGATCAACCAGCATCCGTACTCGATCCTCCAGCGCGGGGTCGAGGGCGGGGTGCTGCAGGCGTCCGCCGAGGCGGGCGTCGGGGTCATCGCCTTCTCTCCGCTGGCGCAGGGACAGCTCACCGACCGGTATCTCCACGGGGTGCCGGCCGACTCGCGCATGGCGCTCGGCCACTTCCTCAAGCGCGAGACGCTCACCGAGGAGCGGCTGTCCCTGCTGCACGCCCTCAACAAGCTCGCGGAGGGGCGCGGCCAGACCCTCGCCCAGCTGGCGCTCGCCTGGGTGCTGCGCGACCCCCGGGTGGTCTCGGTGCTGATCGGCGCGAGCAGCGTCGCCCAGCTGGAGCAGAACGTCTCGGTGCTGGACTCGCCCGCCTTCAGCGACGCCGAGCTGGCCGAGATCGACCGCCTCTCGGCCGAGGCGGGGGTCGAGATTCCCTGA
- a CDS encoding CobW family GTP-binding protein yields the protein MATQRIPVILVTGFLGSGKTTMLNHLMRDSADTRIGVIVNDFGSINIDAMAVAGQVDSMIPIENGCLCCAADASEMDEMLDRLTDPELRIDVVVIEASGLAEPQSMIRTLLSSTNERIVYGGLVEVVDAAEFPDTRVRHPELDRHVRAADLIVLNKTDRVAEDERRDLVENIQEIAPGAPVLTAAHGRVDPALLFDHRPRETSGEGFRQLSFADVWGDDVAAGDECGEDVCGDGHDHGHHLHAAYESMEFTAAEPLHPRRLMAFLDSLPAGLYRAKGFLHFAGAGRERKFTLHAVGSYLRFQPSPWERDEPRTTQLVMIGTGIDADTLTKRLTECVAAPAEEVDDTHMMGVLRYVDEAD from the coding sequence TTGGCCACACAACGGATTCCGGTCATTCTCGTCACGGGTTTTCTGGGCTCCGGGAAAACGACGATGCTCAACCATCTGATGCGGGACAGCGCGGATACCCGCATAGGCGTCATCGTCAATGATTTCGGATCCATCAACATCGACGCCATGGCCGTCGCCGGGCAGGTCGACTCGATGATCCCGATCGAGAACGGCTGTCTGTGCTGCGCGGCGGACGCCTCCGAGATGGACGAGATGCTCGACCGGCTCACCGATCCGGAGCTGCGCATCGATGTCGTGGTGATCGAGGCCAGCGGCCTCGCCGAGCCGCAGAGCATGATCCGTACGCTGCTGTCCAGCACCAATGAGCGGATCGTCTACGGCGGCCTGGTCGAGGTCGTGGACGCCGCGGAGTTCCCCGACACCCGCGTCCGCCACCCCGAGCTCGACCGCCATGTCCGCGCCGCGGACCTCATCGTGCTCAACAAGACCGACCGCGTCGCCGAGGACGAGCGTCGGGATCTTGTGGAGAACATCCAGGAGATCGCCCCCGGTGCGCCGGTCCTGACCGCCGCGCACGGACGTGTCGACCCCGCGCTCCTCTTCGACCACCGGCCCCGCGAGACCTCCGGGGAAGGCTTCCGGCAGCTCTCGTTCGCCGATGTGTGGGGCGACGACGTGGCTGCGGGGGACGAGTGCGGCGAGGACGTGTGCGGCGACGGCCATGACCACGGCCACCACCTCCACGCCGCGTACGAGAGCATGGAATTCACCGCGGCCGAGCCGCTCCATCCGCGCCGGCTGATGGCCTTCCTCGACAGCCTCCCGGCGGGGCTGTACCGGGCCAAGGGGTTCCTCCACTTCGCGGGCGCGGGCCGGGAGCGGAAGTTCACCCTCCACGCGGTCGGCTCGTATCTCCGCTTCCAGCCCTCGCCCTGGGAGCGCGATGAGCCCCGCACCACCCAGCTGGTGATGATCGGCACCGGGATCGACGCCGACACCCTCACCAAGCGGCTGACCGAGTGCGTGGCGGCACCCGCGGAAGAGGTCGACGACACGCACATGATGGGCGTGCTCCGCTATGTGGACGAGGCGGACTAG
- a CDS encoding FG-GAP repeat domain-containing protein, with protein sequence MRSRSLTTVVRCATVVALVTTPALLALPSAGAAEARTAAAAAPKVDFNKDGRADLAVSAPAGTVDGKAKAGYVAVVYGSASGADTAHRQVISQATEGVPGDPTASTYFGAHTVARDLDGDGYTDLAVEAGDSPAITVLWGSANGLTGGTQLPAGNGDHWGSSDIVGGDFNGDGKADLVDVVTVDEGSEDEKTGLRVRLGPFTRDGKDAGSSFSDTGRFDGPTRLTAGDITGDGKDDLVSTHAFEEMSESSLFFKGTTTACRRRSRTSPTPPPRPSATSTRTATAIWCCARSRGTSSRTCRTTTAR encoded by the coding sequence GTGCGCTCCCGTTCCCTCACCACCGTCGTGCGCTGCGCGACCGTGGTGGCACTTGTGACCACCCCCGCCTTACTCGCCCTGCCCTCGGCGGGCGCCGCCGAGGCCCGCACCGCCGCGGCCGCCGCCCCCAAGGTCGACTTCAACAAGGACGGACGCGCCGACCTCGCCGTCTCCGCCCCCGCCGGCACGGTGGACGGCAAGGCCAAGGCGGGCTACGTCGCCGTGGTCTACGGCTCCGCCTCCGGTGCGGACACCGCCCACCGCCAGGTCATCAGCCAGGCCACCGAGGGCGTCCCCGGCGACCCCACCGCGTCGACGTACTTCGGGGCCCATACGGTCGCCCGCGACCTGGACGGCGACGGCTACACCGATCTGGCGGTCGAGGCCGGAGACTCCCCGGCCATCACGGTCCTGTGGGGTTCCGCGAACGGCCTCACCGGTGGCACCCAGCTGCCCGCCGGCAACGGCGACCACTGGGGCTCCAGCGACATCGTGGGCGGTGACTTCAACGGGGACGGCAAGGCCGACCTGGTCGATGTGGTCACCGTCGACGAGGGCTCGGAGGACGAGAAGACCGGCCTGCGCGTCCGTCTCGGCCCGTTCACCCGCGACGGCAAGGACGCGGGCAGCTCCTTCTCCGACACCGGCAGGTTCGACGGACCGACCAGGCTGACCGCGGGCGACATCACCGGGGACGGCAAGGACGACCTCGTCTCCACCCACGCCTTCGAGGAGATGTCCGAGTCCAGCCTGTTCTTCAAGGGGACGACAACGGCCTGTCGCCGAAGGTCAAGGACCTCACCCACGCCGCCTCCGCGACCATCGGCGACGTCGACAAGGACGGCTACGGCGATCTGGTGCTGCGCACGGTCCCGGGGAACGTCGTCGAGGACCTGCCGTACGACCACGGCACGCTGA
- a CDS encoding FG-GAP-like repeat-containing protein: MLRTVPGNVVEDLPYDHGTLKVLYGTASGPSTTRTTTIDQNTAGVPGVNEDGDQFGYSLSSGDVNGDGYADISVGIPYEALEAGQKGAGSVVQLYGGRGGLSGTGAQAFTQDTAGVPGVAEADDHFGMAVRLADTDGDGKDDLAVGAPDEDGAQSTSGAAWVLRGQSGGLTTSGVVSFGPDSLGAPEAGAALGAGFQQ; this comes from the coding sequence GTGCTGCGCACGGTCCCGGGGAACGTCGTCGAGGACCTGCCGTACGACCACGGCACGCTGAAGGTCCTCTACGGCACCGCGTCGGGGCCGAGCACCACCCGCACCACGACCATCGACCAGAACACCGCGGGCGTCCCCGGCGTCAACGAGGACGGCGACCAGTTCGGCTACTCGCTCAGCTCCGGCGACGTCAACGGCGACGGCTACGCGGACATCTCCGTCGGCATCCCGTACGAGGCCCTGGAGGCCGGCCAGAAGGGCGCGGGCAGCGTCGTCCAGCTCTACGGCGGCCGGGGCGGGCTGTCCGGCACCGGAGCCCAGGCGTTCACCCAGGACACCGCCGGTGTCCCCGGCGTCGCGGAGGCGGACGACCACTTCGGCATGGCCGTCCGGCTCGCCGACACCGACGGCGACGGCAAGGACGACCTGGCGGTGGGCGCCCCCGACGAGGACGGCGCCCAGTCCACCAGCGGTGCGGCATGGGTGCTGCGCGGCCAGTCCGGCGGCCTCACCACGAGTGGGGTCGTGTCCTTCGGGCCCGACTCCCTCGGGGCGCCGGAGGCCGGTGCGGCCCTGGGCGCGGGATTCCAGCAGTAG